TGCTTTAATTTTTCCTTCTTTTTTTAATTTTTCGGCATAATCAATGATACCCAGATCTTTTGCAGTTTTAAAAAAGTTTTCATTCAGGCCGTGCATCAGATAACAGTCGATGTAGTCAGTTTGAAGCCTTTGTAACTGTTCTTCAAAAATTGCTTTAGCCTGATCAAGACTTTGAATAATCATCATAGGCATCTTCGTGGTTACATAGAGTTTTTCCCGTTCCTGATTTTTCATCCACTTGCCTAAAAAGCTTTCGCTTTCACCATTATGGTAGACGTAAGCGGTATCATAGTAATTGATACCAGCCGCATAGGCCTTGTCAAGCATCTTTGTGGCTAAAGCTTCGTCTATTTTTCCATCTGCCTGTACGGGCAGACGCATACAGCCAAAACCCAGCTGTGAGGTTTCGATTCCAGTGGTTGACCATTTTTTATTATTCATAACTCTGCTCCTCCTGAAAATTGTTGTTAATAAAATTTACTCACTGATTGATGTTTATGTCAAGTATTTTATTACAAAGAAAAGATAGGGAAAATGAATTTGTAAAAGTATTATTGAGACCATAAATAGATGATAAAACCGGCATAAGAGTGGTATAAATTAGTAAGAAGAGAACGTTAAATATATTGAATTGAAGAAAGAAAAGGAGCTAAGCAGATGATTATAATAATTCCTTTGTCAGTGTTGATTGGGGTTTTAGCTTATCTTTTCAGACCCCGTTCGACGGACACGAAACATGCCCGTCTATTTGGCCTTGGCGTAATGATTTTATCTTTTGTTCTTGCTTTAGTTTCAGTTGTGGTCCAGATTATTCATAATACTGCTGGTGAAATTTCTGTTTCAGAGATTTCCAACAACCTTTTTATAGGCGGATTTTTTGGCCTAGGTGCTGGAATACTGGTTGCATTTGTGTTGATGATTGCAGGAAAAAAAGAAATCGCCCGAAATATTGGTTTTGGATTATGTCTGACATTTTTTATTCTGGTTATTGAATTGGCCCTTCTTGAATGGTTGGCCGGCGTTTAATTAACATTATTCATGCAGATAAAAACCTGTGCTCAAAAAATAATTTAAAAATCGAGGAAAAATATAGAAATGAGGTCGCTTAAAATTCCTCATTAAGCTCATCCAGTTCCCGATACATCTGATAGAGATCGTAATAGAGCCCTTCTTCTTTTAAAAGTTGGGTATGAGAGCCTTGCTCAACAATTCCGTCTTCTGTCAGAACCAGGATATGGTCGGCGTTTTTAATGGTAGTCAGGCGATGGGCAATTGTTAGAGTAGTGCGACCTTTAGTCAATTCTTTTAAGGACGCCTGAATAATTCGTTCGCTTTCATTATCAAGTGCTGAAGTGGCTTCATCCAGAATCAGAATTGGTGGGTTTTTCAAAAATACCCGGGCAATACTGATACGCTGCTTCTGGCCGCCAGATAATTTAATTCCGCGCTCCCCGATATAGGTGTCGTAACCGTCTGGGAGTTTTTTAATAAATTCATCGGCTCCGGCCAGACGGGCAGCATCAATGACTGCCTCCCGATCAGCATCCAGTCTGCCGTAAACAATATTATCATAGACTGAACCGGCAAAGAGATAGACATCTTGCTGGACAACGCCGATTTGAGAACGAAGTGAATCAAGGGTTAGGGTTTTGATATCCTGATCATCGATTAAAATTTTCCCGCTGGTAACATTATAGAAGCGGGGGATCAGATGACAGAGGGTTGTTTTACCACTTCCGGAAGGTCCGACTATGGCAACGTTCTGACCCGCATTAACGTTAAAAGCAATATTTGAGAGGACTTCGTCAGCACCATCATTGTAGTGGAAGCTGACCTGGTCAAAAGTAATCTCGCCTATTACATTTTTAAGTGGGACTTCATTTTCCAGATTTTCATATTCTGTAGGCTGATCAAGAATTTCGACAAAACGTTCAAAGCCGGTCATTCCCCGTTGAAACTGTTCGGCAAATTCGACAATTCGGCGAATTGAAGTTAAAAGTGTCGTGACATACATCAGGTAGGCCACATAATCGCCGGGATTAATGGCATCCTGAACCATGAAGATTCCACCAAAAACCACCACCAGCAAATACATTAGTCCGTCAAAAAGTCGAGTTGTTGTCTGAAATCCCGCAAAATAGCGATAGGTTTTTTTCTTGATGTCAAGAAATTGGCTGTTGCCAAAGTCGAATTTGATTTCCTCAATATTTTCATTAGCAAAAGACTTGACCACCCGAATACCCAGCAGACTGTCTTCTACCTGAGCATTGATCTCTCCAGTCTGAATCCGGGTGCGCATCATTTGTTTACGCATCTGTCGTCTGAAATGAGTGGTGGCAAAAAGCATTACCGGCAAAGCCATAAAGACGATTAAAGTCAGCCAAATATTGATTGAACCGAGGATGGCAAAGGCCATTCCGATTTTTAAGGCAGCGATGAAGAATTCTTCGGGACAGTGATGAGCAAATTCGGTAACATCAAAAAGGTCTGTAGTAATTCGAGACATCAGCTGGCCGATCTTGGTGTCACTATAAAAAGAAAAGGGCAGCTTTTGCAGATGGGAGAAGAGGTCACGTCGCATATCGGTTTCAATTCGAGCACCCATTACATGGCCGATATCGGCCATAAAATAGTTTGCTACGCCGTCAATTAGCCTAAGAATTAAATAGAGAAGCCCCAATTTGAGAATGGTCGAAATAGTTAGAGCGGACAGGTCGTTAATAGCAGAGTTGGTGATATAGCGTACGATTAGAGGTAGAATCAGGTCGCACATGGTGGTTAAGGTTGCGCAAAAAAGATCCAGCACCAGGATCCACTTATATTTTTGGTAGTAGGGAATAAAACGTCTGATTAATTGGCTGTTTGTCAAAATAGTCCTTCTTTCTTTTTCAAATTTAAGAATCAATATCGGTGATTTCTTATATTTCACACTATATCTTGAGATATGGAGTTAGAGTAGTGTTGATGTTAAAAAATTCAAGGCAATTGAAAAGCATCATCACCTTAGCTTTTCGACAAATGTGATGAAATTTTTTCAACTGCCCATTTATGGTCAACTTATATTTGTGAAGAATTTTTAGTAAAGTCAGTATAATAGATTTCAAAAAAATCGTCAAGTTGTGAACTCAAAAAAATTTGTGCGACCAGTTATCGACACTTGTCATTTTAGAAATTAAACCCTATAATAAAATAGAGGTTTATATTGAAAAAAATGATAGATAAAGCTTGTTTGAACTTTTATAGTGATTGATTAAAGAATAAGAAGGAGAATCTGATGAATGCATTTTATGGTTATAGAGAGAAAATCGATGAGTTAAACATATTGCTGACAAAAGGGGTTTTGATGCGCAGTCATATGATTCAGATAAGACGTTCTAATCAGTCTGTCTATGAAGGATATTATCCAATCGTTGACTGGTCATTTTCTGATGAAGTGATGCAGGAAATGCTGAAACTGACGGTGAAGGATAACGAAAAAACAATTGCCCGGAAAATGAAGATCAGTGCAGACTATGAAAATGATAAAGTCTTTTTTCAGCCGATTACAGTTTCGGAATGTCTTCGAGAATTAGAAACGTGGAATCTTGAATAATAAGAACCTTATTTGATAAATTTGATTTTAAGCGGATTTAAACAAAAGTGAACAATTTATAATGATCTGTAAAGTTACTGGGACTAATCAATTAAAGGAACTAAATATGAAAAAAAACAAAGTTATGTATAAAAGGATAGAGTTGAAAAAGACAGCAGTATTCATTTTAATTATATTATCTTTATTTATATCGGCAGGATGTGATTTTTCTGCGCTTGATAATGGAGCGGATTTCGCGGGATATACACTAATCGAAGTCGATGGTGGAGATTTATCTGGTGAACGTGAAGCAAATGTGGTTGTTGATGTTGGCTATGGGGATAGGGAATACTGGGCCTTTACCAATGAATATGGTCAACTGGTCAAAGTGACCGCAGAAGAAATAATTTTACAGGATGATGATATAGAGCCGGTTCTTTCAACGGGTCGTTATTATTCGGATGAAGCTAAGGTTCCTGGTGTTGAGAGCCCAACACTGGATGAAGGTCATGTGATTGCAGATTCTCTTGGCGGCGTTTCCAATGCCTATAATATTACACCACAGGAAAGTACACTAAATCGTGATGGCGACCAGGCATATATGGAAAAAGTTATCAGAGATGCTGGAGGTTGTACAGATTTTACGGCGATTATCACGTATCCTTCAACAACGACGCAGATTCCAAGCCATTATTCTTATACTTATACTTTAAAGGGTGAAGTGATTCATGATGAATTTGACAATGTAAACCCGGATGAGGTGAATGAAGAGCTTAATGGTACAGCAGAATTGTCTGAAGAGAAAGATTCCGACGTTTTTATTAGTGAGCTGGATAAAAAAGCCGAATATATTATAATTAAAAATACCGGCACTGATGCGGTTGATCTGACTGACTGGAAAATTGTTTCCGTGAGAGGGAACCAGTCATTTATCTTTCCGGATTTCAGCTTAGAGCCAGGTGCTTCGGTTAAGGTTGGAGATTCGGCGAACAGTACCGGCATTGATTTCCACTGGCTCGATGGCGGTGGTACCTGGAATAATAGTCAGAGTGATCCGGCAGAGCTGTATGACAGCATCGGACAACTTGTTGATCGGTATAATGATTGAAGCATAGCAAACTATAAGAAAGAGAATGTTGTAGTAGAATGAACATGCAATAAGGGTGTAGTTGTTATATAAAGTCAACATATAATGATGGGATTGTTTAAAGTTACAGCTGAAACTTCTTACTATCTGATTAAAAAAGAAAAGGAAGCCGGTTATCCAGAAAGCTTTCCAACCTGTCAGATTCCTGATGAAAAGGATGAAAAAGAAAAGAAAGAGTAATTACGTGATTTTCAGTTGCTTTTTAAATTTGAATAGGTAATGAAGAAGGGGAAACTGCTTGGTCTGATTTCCCCTTCTCTTTTAGATATTCAAGCGTGTTGATTCTTATATATATTCAACCGCAATCCGATTGAGCGGAACGGTTCTTTCCTTAAAATTCTCATCAGTCTCACCTAGAACAACGCCACAGCAGGGTAAAAAGCCTTCAGGCAGCTCCAGCTTTTTAAGAAGGTCTGGATTATAGATCATTGCCATAACTGCCCCCCAGATCAGGCAGCTCCCAATATTAGAATCGATTGCAGCTAAGGCCATATTATTGGCCATGATAGCCGCATTAGAATAGGGAACATTGATGGTCTTGACATCGCCCAGAATAGTTGAAACTAGAATCAGGCAAGGGGCACCGTAAAGAATTTGTCGGCTGGTGTCATCGAAAAATTCACCAGCATTTTTTTCAATATCAGCTAGAAGTGATTTGTTGCGAATGACGGTCAGGTGCATAGATTTAAAATCCCCCCTACCGACAGGCGAGAGCTGAGCAGCATCCAGTACCGACTGCAGGGCTTCTTCAGATAATTTTCCGGTGTAGTCTCTTACTGACTTTCTGACTCTGAATAATTGTTTGGTTTCCATTTGCTAATCCTCCGTTTGTAGATTTTTGCGTAAAGTGTATCTTTTTCGGATTTTTGATTTTCCAGGAAGCCTTGTTTTAAGCAATTAATTTAAAAATAAATTCAGAATGAATTTGTCCTGGAGAAATCGGTAAGACATAGATTATATAAGATTTATAGGCATTTATATCAGGAATAAACAGAGAAAAAGAAAATTAATATAAGTATTCAATAGGTGGAGGAAAGTGCCATTATATCTAAGATCGATTTTAATTGCAGAACAGGAACAAATTTAATGAAGACTTTCATCTGAAAGCGGGTATTAATAGCAGTGTAAGACTATTAGAAAAGGGGAAGATGATGACAGTCGAAAAATTCAAAACAATTGATGCCTACATTTCACAATTTCCGGAATCAGTACAGCTCATGCTTGAACAGATCAGGCAGGCGATTGCTGTGCAGGCGCCACAAGCAATGGAAAAAATCTCTTATCAGATGCCAACTTTTTATTTAAATGGGAACCTGGTCCATTTTGCGGCTTATAAAAAACATATTGGATTTTATCCCGCACCTTCGGGGATTGAAGCATTTAAAGAGGAACTGTCGGGTTACAAAAGTGCGAAAGGCTCGGTTCAGTTTCCCATCGATGAGCCGATGCCGATTGAGCTGATCAAAAAAATCGTAGCATTTAGAGTTGAGGAGAATCTGCGTAAATAAATCAATGGATTATTAAAAATGTCGATAATTATTGATCAAATAGTCGGAGTTGTATGAATTCAAAAACGGAGGTTAGTTATGAAAAAAGAAAGAGAAAATGTTTCCATTGAAGAGGTTGCTATCAAAAATACATTTATCAATCCGCCGAAAAAAATCCCATTATTATTTCGGCTGGGGCTATTAATTGCTAAAAAAGAAACCGGGAAAGATCTATTGCCGGCCCGTCTTTTGACCTGGTATCCACGAGCAGCCATCGGTTCTGGCGTTCTTGAGATATTGACAGCAAAAGGGAAAAATGAAGAGGTACAAAGGCTCTTAAATCTAGTCAGACTGCAGGCATCGTTGATTTGCTCCTGCAGGTTTTGTATCGATATGAACGCTGTTGGGATTGAAAAGAATGGCATCACCGACGAAGAACTGGAAGTGCTGCAGGGGAAACGAGATATTCAGGATGTCAATTCCTTCAGCCTGCGAGAGCTTCTGGCGCTGGAGTACGCGGTCAGTCTATCTATAACCCCACCAAATTTCTCTGAACGATTTATCAGTAACCTGACTCGTGAATTCTCAGAAAGAGAAATCGTCATGCTGGCCAGTACCATTGCCAGCGTTAATTACTGGGCTCGATTGAATCAGGGACTTGGCATTCCTCCGGCAGGTTTTTCAGATCGTTGCTTACTGTATTCAGAAGATAAACTGAGAAAAAGCTGATTATTGATATTATACAAGGAGAAACTATGAAAAGAGGAGTTGTTGTAACCGGGGGTGCTCATGGTATTGGTCGCCAAATCTGCTTGGATTTCCTAAATAAAGGTGAACAGGTTTGTTTTATCGATTTTAACGAGGATGCAGGCAAGAGCTTTGCAGATCAGTACTCAGATCTGTACTTTTTTTATGGCGATGTTGCGAACCCGGATAGTTTGAGAGAATTTGTAATATACGCTAAAGAAAAAATAAAAAAAATAGACGTACTGGTCAATAACGCATGCAAAGGAAATAGTGGAATATTATCGGATCTTAGCTATGAGGACTTTGATTATGTATTGGCAGTGGGCTTAAAAGCTCCTTATGAACTTAGTCGGCTTTGTCGTGAAGAACTAACCCGGAATAAAGGTAAAATTATAAATATTGCCTCAACCCGGGCTTTTCAGTCAGAACCGGATACGGAAGCTTATGCCAGTGCCAAAGGAGGGATTGTGGCGCTGACACACGCACTGGCCATTTCATTGGGGCCAGAAGTTTTGGTCAATGGCATAGCACCGGGGTGGATTGAGGTGGATGGATGTGATGAACACAGCCACACTGACAAATCGGCGATACCAGCCGGGAAAGTTGGAAGACCTGAGGATATTTCGCAGATGGTACTTTTTTTGTCAGAACAGGATTTTATTACAGGTGAAACCATAAATGTTGATGGTGGCATGAATAAGCGAATGATTTATCACGGGGACTGGAACTGGGAATATCATTTTTCTGATCCGGTGTGATAAAGATGTATTCAGCGTTTTTTGATTTAAAATAGCAACCATACGTCCCAGAGTATTGTTTACACCATTGACTTGCGGTAAAAAAGTTATTGTAAAGATTG
This genomic interval from Eubacteriaceae bacterium ES3 contains the following:
- a CDS encoding nitroreductase family protein, producing the protein METKQLFRVRKSVRDYTGKLSEEALQSVLDAAQLSPVGRGDFKSMHLTVIRNKSLLADIEKNAGEFFDDTSRQILYGAPCLILVSTILGDVKTINVPYSNAAIMANNMALAAIDSNIGSCLIWGAVMAMIYNPDLLKKLELPEGFLPCCGVVLGETDENFKERTVPLNRIAVEYI
- a CDS encoding ABC transporter ATP-binding protein, which codes for MTNSQLIRRFIPYYQKYKWILVLDLFCATLTTMCDLILPLIVRYITNSAINDLSALTISTILKLGLLYLILRLIDGVANYFMADIGHVMGARIETDMRRDLFSHLQKLPFSFYSDTKIGQLMSRITTDLFDVTEFAHHCPEEFFIAALKIGMAFAILGSINIWLTLIVFMALPVMLFATTHFRRQMRKQMMRTRIQTGEINAQVEDSLLGIRVVKSFANENIEEIKFDFGNSQFLDIKKKTYRYFAGFQTTTRLFDGLMYLLVVVFGGIFMVQDAINPGDYVAYLMYVTTLLTSIRRIVEFAEQFQRGMTGFERFVEILDQPTEYENLENEVPLKNVIGEITFDQVSFHYNDGADEVLSNIAFNVNAGQNVAIVGPSGSGKTTLCHLIPRFYNVTSGKILIDDQDIKTLTLDSLRSQIGVVQQDVYLFAGSVYDNIVYGRLDADREAVIDAARLAGADEFIKKLPDGYDTYIGERGIKLSGGQKQRISIARVFLKNPPILILDEATSALDNESERIIQASLKELTKGRTTLTIAHRLTTIKNADHILVLTEDGIVEQGSHTQLLKEEGLYYDLYQMYRELDELNEEF
- a CDS encoding DUF1801 domain-containing protein, which produces MTVEKFKTIDAYISQFPESVQLMLEQIRQAIAVQAPQAMEKISYQMPTFYLNGNLVHFAAYKKHIGFYPAPSGIEAFKEELSGYKSAKGSVQFPIDEPMPIELIKKIVAFRVEENLRK
- a CDS encoding lamin tail domain-containing protein, whose amino-acid sequence is MKKNKVMYKRIELKKTAVFILIILSLFISAGCDFSALDNGADFAGYTLIEVDGGDLSGEREANVVVDVGYGDREYWAFTNEYGQLVKVTAEEIILQDDDIEPVLSTGRYYSDEAKVPGVESPTLDEGHVIADSLGGVSNAYNITPQESTLNRDGDQAYMEKVIRDAGGCTDFTAIITYPSTTTQIPSHYSYTYTLKGEVIHDEFDNVNPDEVNEELNGTAELSEEKDSDVFISELDKKAEYIIIKNTGTDAVDLTDWKIVSVRGNQSFIFPDFSLEPGASVKVGDSANSTGIDFHWLDGGGTWNNSQSDPAELYDSIGQLVDRYND
- a CDS encoding SDR family oxidoreductase translates to MKRGVVVTGGAHGIGRQICLDFLNKGEQVCFIDFNEDAGKSFADQYSDLYFFYGDVANPDSLREFVIYAKEKIKKIDVLVNNACKGNSGILSDLSYEDFDYVLAVGLKAPYELSRLCREELTRNKGKIINIASTRAFQSEPDTEAYASAKGGIVALTHALAISLGPEVLVNGIAPGWIEVDGCDEHSHTDKSAIPAGKVGRPEDISQMVLFLSEQDFITGETINVDGGMNKRMIYHGDWNWEYHFSDPV
- a CDS encoding carboxymuconolactone decarboxylase family protein encodes the protein MKKERENVSIEEVAIKNTFINPPKKIPLLFRLGLLIAKKETGKDLLPARLLTWYPRAAIGSGVLEILTAKGKNEEVQRLLNLVRLQASLICSCRFCIDMNAVGIEKNGITDEELEVLQGKRDIQDVNSFSLRELLALEYAVSLSITPPNFSERFISNLTREFSEREIVMLASTIASVNYWARLNQGLGIPPAGFSDRCLLYSEDKLRKS